From one Trifolium pratense cultivar HEN17-A07 linkage group LG1, ARS_RC_1.1, whole genome shotgun sequence genomic stretch:
- the LOC123922979 gene encoding hydroxyisourate hydrolase-like isoform X1 translates to MEQAKCLILVFFLLLNLAVAVGVLLSNDDDYNYSRYDFPDEFVFGSGTSAYQVEGAANEDGRTPSIWDTFAHAGFAHGENGDVACDVYHKYKEDVQLMVETGLEAYRFSISWSRLIPNGRGPVNPKGLQYYNNLINELINNGIEPHVTLHNYDLPQALEDEYEGWLSRDVIKDFTNYADVCFREFGDRVKYWTTVNEPNIFAIGSYDQAITPPQRCSPPFCVIESTKGNSTFEPYLVVHHVLLAHSSAVRLYRRKYREEQHGFVGISLYTFGIVPLKNTEKDKAACERIRDFYFGWIMEPLLHGDYPKIMKANAGARIPAFTSLESKQVKGSYDFIGIIHYTKFNGTDIPDALKIELRDFSLDSAAQLLALQDILAEEEYPMAPLALREVLDTFKILYGNPPIFIHENGQRTASNASLHDVSRVEYLHAYIGTMLDSLRNGSNVKGYFAWSFIDALELLDGYKSSFGLYYVDRNDPELTRYPKLSAKWYSQFLKGGRSSQVGAIELKNDSSLVSVGHLFQ, encoded by the exons ATGGAACAAGCAAAATGTTTGATCCTTGTTTTCTTTTTGCTTCTAAACTTGGCTGTAGCTGTAGGGGTGTTGTTGAGTAATGATGATGATTATAACTATAGCAGATATGATTTTCCAGATGAGTTTGTTTTTGGGTCAGGTACCTCTGCTTATCAGGTAGAAGGAGCTGCTAATGAAGATGGAAGAACTCCTAGCATTTGGGATACCTTTGCTCATGCTG GGTTTGCGCACGGAGAAAACGGAGATGTAGCATGTGATGTGTACCACAAATACAAG GAAGATGTGCAGCTCATGGTTGAAACCGGCCTTGAAGCTTATAGATTTTCCATTTCTTGGTCAAGATTAATACCGA ATGGTAGAGGACCTGTCAACCCCAAGGGATTGCAGTATTACAACAATCTCATCAATGAACTCATTAACAATG GAATCGAACCACATGTCACACTACACAACTATGATCTCCCACAGGCACTTGAGGATGAATATGAAGGATGGCTTAGTCGTGATGTCAT AAAAGACTTCACAAACTATGCAGATGTGTGTTTTAGAGAGTTCGGCGATAGAGTCAAGTATTGGACTACTGTGAACGAGCCCAATATCTTTGCCATAGGTAGTTATGATCAAGCAATCACCCCACCTCAGCGATGTTCTCCTCCATTTTGTGTTATAGAGAGCACTAAGGGCAACTCAACATTTGAACCGTACTTGGTAGTTCATCACGTTTTGTTAGCGCATTCTTCAGCTGTGAGATTGTATAGAAGAAAGTACAGG GAGGAACAACATGGATTTGTTGGTATTTCTCTCTATACATTTGGGATAGTTCCTCTGAAAAATACAGAGAAAGACAAGGCGGCATGTGAACGAATCcgtgatttttattttggttg GATTATGGAACCTTTGTTGCACGGAGACTATCCCAAAATTATGAAGGCAAATGCAGGTGCAAGGATTCCGGCCTTCACAAGTCTTGAATCCAAACAAGTTAAGGGTTCCTATGACTTTATTGGCATAATTCACTACACCAAATTTAATGGAACAGACATTCCTGATGCACTGAAGATAGAACTGAGAGATTTTAGTTTAGACTCCGCTGCACAGCTACTTG CTCTACAGGATATACTTGCTGAGGAAGAG TACCCTATGGCACCACTGGCTTTACGAGAAGTGCTGGATACATTCAAGATACTTTATGGCAATCCTCCTATATTCATCCATGAAAATG GCCAACGGACAGCAAGCAATGCATCACTCCATGACGTATCAAGGGTGGAATACTTGCATGCATACATTGGTACCATGCTTGATTCCTTGAG AAATGGATCAAATGTAAAGGGGTATTTCGCGTGGTCTTTCATTGATGCACTTGAGTTGCTGGATGGATATAAATCAAGCTTTGGTCTGTACTATGTTGATAGGAATGATCCAGAGTTGACAAGATATCCAAAGCTCTCTGCAAAATGGTACAGCCAATTTTTGAAAGGTGGGAGATCCTCTCAAGTTGGTGCAATTGAACTGAAGAACGATTCATCACTTGTTTCTGTTGGACACTTATTCCAGTag
- the LOC123922979 gene encoding hydroxyisourate hydrolase-like isoform X2 yields MKMEELLAFGIPLLMLEDVQLMVETGLEAYRFSISWSRLIPNGRGPVNPKGLQYYNNLINELINNGIEPHVTLHNYDLPQALEDEYEGWLSRDVIKDFTNYADVCFREFGDRVKYWTTVNEPNIFAIGSYDQAITPPQRCSPPFCVIESTKGNSTFEPYLVVHHVLLAHSSAVRLYRRKYREEQHGFVGISLYTFGIVPLKNTEKDKAACERIRDFYFGWIMEPLLHGDYPKIMKANAGARIPAFTSLESKQVKGSYDFIGIIHYTKFNGTDIPDALKIELRDFSLDSAAQLLALQDILAEEEYPMAPLALREVLDTFKILYGNPPIFIHENGQRTASNASLHDVSRVEYLHAYIGTMLDSLRNGSNVKGYFAWSFIDALELLDGYKSSFGLYYVDRNDPELTRYPKLSAKWYSQFLKGGRSSQVGAIELKNDSSLVSVGHLFQ; encoded by the exons ATGAAGATGGAAGAACTCCTAGCATTTGGGATACCTTTGCTCATGCTG GAAGATGTGCAGCTCATGGTTGAAACCGGCCTTGAAGCTTATAGATTTTCCATTTCTTGGTCAAGATTAATACCGA ATGGTAGAGGACCTGTCAACCCCAAGGGATTGCAGTATTACAACAATCTCATCAATGAACTCATTAACAATG GAATCGAACCACATGTCACACTACACAACTATGATCTCCCACAGGCACTTGAGGATGAATATGAAGGATGGCTTAGTCGTGATGTCAT AAAAGACTTCACAAACTATGCAGATGTGTGTTTTAGAGAGTTCGGCGATAGAGTCAAGTATTGGACTACTGTGAACGAGCCCAATATCTTTGCCATAGGTAGTTATGATCAAGCAATCACCCCACCTCAGCGATGTTCTCCTCCATTTTGTGTTATAGAGAGCACTAAGGGCAACTCAACATTTGAACCGTACTTGGTAGTTCATCACGTTTTGTTAGCGCATTCTTCAGCTGTGAGATTGTATAGAAGAAAGTACAGG GAGGAACAACATGGATTTGTTGGTATTTCTCTCTATACATTTGGGATAGTTCCTCTGAAAAATACAGAGAAAGACAAGGCGGCATGTGAACGAATCcgtgatttttattttggttg GATTATGGAACCTTTGTTGCACGGAGACTATCCCAAAATTATGAAGGCAAATGCAGGTGCAAGGATTCCGGCCTTCACAAGTCTTGAATCCAAACAAGTTAAGGGTTCCTATGACTTTATTGGCATAATTCACTACACCAAATTTAATGGAACAGACATTCCTGATGCACTGAAGATAGAACTGAGAGATTTTAGTTTAGACTCCGCTGCACAGCTACTTG CTCTACAGGATATACTTGCTGAGGAAGAG TACCCTATGGCACCACTGGCTTTACGAGAAGTGCTGGATACATTCAAGATACTTTATGGCAATCCTCCTATATTCATCCATGAAAATG GCCAACGGACAGCAAGCAATGCATCACTCCATGACGTATCAAGGGTGGAATACTTGCATGCATACATTGGTACCATGCTTGATTCCTTGAG AAATGGATCAAATGTAAAGGGGTATTTCGCGTGGTCTTTCATTGATGCACTTGAGTTGCTGGATGGATATAAATCAAGCTTTGGTCTGTACTATGTTGATAGGAATGATCCAGAGTTGACAAGATATCCAAAGCTCTCTGCAAAATGGTACAGCCAATTTTTGAAAGGTGGGAGATCCTCTCAAGTTGGTGCAATTGAACTGAAGAACGATTCATCACTTGTTTCTGTTGGACACTTATTCCAGTag
- the LOC123922979 gene encoding hydroxyisourate hydrolase-like isoform X3, translating into MVETGLEAYRFSISWSRLIPNGRGPVNPKGLQYYNNLINELINNGIEPHVTLHNYDLPQALEDEYEGWLSRDVIKDFTNYADVCFREFGDRVKYWTTVNEPNIFAIGSYDQAITPPQRCSPPFCVIESTKGNSTFEPYLVVHHVLLAHSSAVRLYRRKYREEQHGFVGISLYTFGIVPLKNTEKDKAACERIRDFYFGWIMEPLLHGDYPKIMKANAGARIPAFTSLESKQVKGSYDFIGIIHYTKFNGTDIPDALKIELRDFSLDSAAQLLALQDILAEEEYPMAPLALREVLDTFKILYGNPPIFIHENGQRTASNASLHDVSRVEYLHAYIGTMLDSLRNGSNVKGYFAWSFIDALELLDGYKSSFGLYYVDRNDPELTRYPKLSAKWYSQFLKGGRSSQVGAIELKNDSSLVSVGHLFQ; encoded by the exons ATGGTTGAAACCGGCCTTGAAGCTTATAGATTTTCCATTTCTTGGTCAAGATTAATACCGA ATGGTAGAGGACCTGTCAACCCCAAGGGATTGCAGTATTACAACAATCTCATCAATGAACTCATTAACAATG GAATCGAACCACATGTCACACTACACAACTATGATCTCCCACAGGCACTTGAGGATGAATATGAAGGATGGCTTAGTCGTGATGTCAT AAAAGACTTCACAAACTATGCAGATGTGTGTTTTAGAGAGTTCGGCGATAGAGTCAAGTATTGGACTACTGTGAACGAGCCCAATATCTTTGCCATAGGTAGTTATGATCAAGCAATCACCCCACCTCAGCGATGTTCTCCTCCATTTTGTGTTATAGAGAGCACTAAGGGCAACTCAACATTTGAACCGTACTTGGTAGTTCATCACGTTTTGTTAGCGCATTCTTCAGCTGTGAGATTGTATAGAAGAAAGTACAGG GAGGAACAACATGGATTTGTTGGTATTTCTCTCTATACATTTGGGATAGTTCCTCTGAAAAATACAGAGAAAGACAAGGCGGCATGTGAACGAATCcgtgatttttattttggttg GATTATGGAACCTTTGTTGCACGGAGACTATCCCAAAATTATGAAGGCAAATGCAGGTGCAAGGATTCCGGCCTTCACAAGTCTTGAATCCAAACAAGTTAAGGGTTCCTATGACTTTATTGGCATAATTCACTACACCAAATTTAATGGAACAGACATTCCTGATGCACTGAAGATAGAACTGAGAGATTTTAGTTTAGACTCCGCTGCACAGCTACTTG CTCTACAGGATATACTTGCTGAGGAAGAG TACCCTATGGCACCACTGGCTTTACGAGAAGTGCTGGATACATTCAAGATACTTTATGGCAATCCTCCTATATTCATCCATGAAAATG GCCAACGGACAGCAAGCAATGCATCACTCCATGACGTATCAAGGGTGGAATACTTGCATGCATACATTGGTACCATGCTTGATTCCTTGAG AAATGGATCAAATGTAAAGGGGTATTTCGCGTGGTCTTTCATTGATGCACTTGAGTTGCTGGATGGATATAAATCAAGCTTTGGTCTGTACTATGTTGATAGGAATGATCCAGAGTTGACAAGATATCCAAAGCTCTCTGCAAAATGGTACAGCCAATTTTTGAAAGGTGGGAGATCCTCTCAAGTTGGTGCAATTGAACTGAAGAACGATTCATCACTTGTTTCTGTTGGACACTTATTCCAGTag
- the LOC123923192 gene encoding hydroxyisourate hydrolase-like has product MEQAKYLILVFFLLLNLAVALGVLLSNNDDDNYSRYDFPNEFVFGSGTSAYQVEGAANEDGRTPSIWDTFAHAGFAHGGNGDVACDVYHKYKEDVQLMVETGLEAFRFSISWSRLIPNGRGPVNPKGLQYYNNLINELINNGIEPHVTLHNYDLPQALEDEYGGWLSRDVIKDFTNYADVCFREFGDRVKYWTTVNEPNIFALGSYDQGITPPQRCSPPFCIIESTKGNSTFEPYLVVHHILLAHSSAVRLYRREYTEEQHGFVGISVYTFGIVPHTNTEKDKAACQRFRDFYLGWIMEPLIRGDYPKIMKANAGARIPAFTSRESEQVKGSYDFIGIIHYTKLNVTDNSDALKTKLRDFYADTAAKLLGQEGILTEDEYPVAPWALREVLDIFKIFYGNPTIFIHENGQRTASNASLNDVSRVKYLHAYIGSVLDSLRNGSNIKGYFAWSFIDSFELLDGYKSIYGLYYVDRNDQELRRYRKLSAKWYSQFLKGTRSALVGAIELKNDPLLVSVELKNE; this is encoded by the exons ATGGAACAAGCAAAATATTTGATCCTTGTTTTCTTTTTGCTTCTAAACTTGGCTGTAGCTTTAGGAGTGTTGTTGagtaataatgatgatgataactATAGCAGATATGATTTCCCAAATGAGTTTGTTTTTGGGTCAGGCACATCTGCTTATCAGGTAGAAGGAGCTGCTAATGAAGATGGAAGAACTCCTAGCATTTGGGATACCTTTGCTCATGCTG ggttTGCGCACGGAGGAAACGGAGATGTAGCATGTGACGTGTACCACAAATACAAG GAAGATGTGCAGCTCATGGTTGAAACAGGCCTTGAAGCCTTTCGATTTTCCATTTCTTGGTCGAGATTGATACCAA ATGGGAGAGGACCTGTCAACCCGAAGGGATTGCAGTACTACAACAATCTCATCAATGAACTCATTAACAATG GAATCGAACCACATGTCACTCTACACAACTATGATCTCCCACAAGCACTTGAGGATGAATATGGAGGATGGCTTAGTCGTGATGTCAT AAAAGACTTCACAAACTACGCAGATGTGTGTTTTAGAGAGTTCGGCGATAGAGTCAAGTATTGGACTACTGTGAACGAGCCCAATATCTTTGCCTTAGGTAGTTATGATCAAGGAATCACCCCACCTCAGCGATGTTCTCCTCCATTTTGTATTATAGAGAGCACTAAGGGCAACTCAACATTTGAACCATACTTGGTAGTTCATCATATTTTGTTAGCACATTCTTCAGCTGTGAGATTGTATAGAAGAGAGTACACG GAGGAACAACATGGATTTGTTGGTATATCTGTCTATACATTTGGGATAGTTCCTCATACAAATACAGAGAAAGACAAGGCAGCTTGTCAACGTTTCCGCGATTTTTATCTCGGTTG GATTATGGAACCCTTGATTCGCGGAGATTATCCCAAAATTATGAAGGCAAATGCAGGTGCAAGAATTCCGGCATTTACAAGTCGTGAATCCGAACAAGTTAAGGGTTCCTACGACTTTATTGGCATAATTCACTACACCAAATTAAATGTCACAGACAATTCTGATGCGCTGAAGACAAAACTGAGAGATTTCTATGCAGACACGGCTGCAAAGCTACTCG GTCAAGAGGGTATACTTACAGAGGACGAG TACCCTGTCGCACCATGGGCTTTACGAGAAGTGCTGGATATATTCAAGATTTTTTATGGCAATCCAACTATATTCATTCATGAAAATG GCCAACGGACAGCAAGCAATGCATCGCTCAATGACGTATCAAGGGTGAAATATTTGCATGCATACATCGGTAGTGTGCTTGATTCCTTGAG AAATGGATCAAATATAAAGGGATATTTTGCGTGGTCTTTCATTGATTCATTTGAGTTGCTGGATGGATATAAATCAATCTATGGGCTGTACTATGTCGATAGGAATGATCAAGAGTTGAGAAGATATCGAAAGCTCTCTGCAAAATGGTACAGCCAATTTTTAAAGGGTACAAGATCCGCTCTAGTTGGTGCTATTGAACTCAAGAACGATCCATTGCTTGTTTCTGTTGAACTCAAGAATGAATAA